From the Acidilutibacter cellobiosedens genome, one window contains:
- a CDS encoding PTS sugar transporter subunit IIB gives MDKRYEITALCGMGLGSSSIARMAIMEFVDKYKINAFVNVADIGMIKGLKSDIVLTTKSMESHIPKEMYENMKVVFVTNLMKKDEINNSLYKIFKEWGAIK, from the coding sequence ATGGATAAAAGATATGAAATTACGGCTTTATGCGGAATGGGATTAGGTTCAAGCAGTATAGCAAGGATGGCAATAATGGAGTTTGTTGACAAATATAAAATCAATGCCTTTGTAAATGTTGCGGATATTGGTATGATAAAAGGATTAAAAAGCGATATTGTTTTAACTACAAAAAGTATGGAAAGCCACATACCTAAAGAAATGTATGAGAACATGAAGGTTGTCTTTGTTACAAATCTTATGAAAAAAGATGAAATAAACAATTCCCTTTATAAAATATTTAAAGAGTGGGGAGCAATAAAATAA
- a CDS encoding S8 family serine peptidase: MKSIKKLLSVFLVLTLFIPSLSFAGSLNDTVYYSNSEDAEKIAEDEKTENINDENSDKNLETEEESLKLNNSSELKEELGEKKFKGKITDENDNKKVRVIVEVDGDPLIVYATIRGKKLEDLKESEKSSLEKNIISSQNDVIESIKDENINFSTKDPATKKEMPKFTTAFNGFSGFVEKGKIEKLKEIPGVKNVYISQEYDRPKPDMNNSGGMVKAGETWDLGYKGEGTVVAIIDTGIDPAHKDMVLSDETKPKLTKEAVNSSISENNLKGKYFTEKVPYGYNYYDQNDQILDLGPSASEHGMHVAGTVGANGDPENGGVKGIAPESQLLAMKVFSNDPIYATTYDDIYLKAIDEAIKLKADVLNMSLGSTASFYIPKSAVDAAITNAVDNGIVCSISAGNSGYISYGYGNPIKSNPDIGVVGAPGLSKDSISVASVENLKLTVPYLVYGEDNKVGMMVAGSIDPADVFGNGEETSDSVLPSNSVIIGNKAYDIDYLNQNVDSQRKLIEKLEDKEPVYIKNDSKTLLDFYGKKINSYSDLPHDLEYYNNKGEKTIYSDVMEMKARVEYVDCGTGQAQEFEGKDLAGKVALVMRGGNTFVEKITNAQNAGAAGIIVYNHEAGGEDLINMATPSNQTIPAAFIGYKEGKALADLAEKRIQFTKEVMSIPNIVGGQMSDFTSWGTTPTLEIKPEITAPGGQIYSTLQDNKYGTMSGTSMAAPHVSGGSALVRQYISENYEGLSLGEQTRLAKVLLMNTAEPLIDEYDAVYSPRRQGAGLMNLYGAVSTPVTVTDASTNEAKVELKDFDSENFSMTLRATNLSDDEVTYGVDTSVLTDEILNYQGTEYNLLGTVEMDAVVDAPETVTVPANGSTEFTINVDFSEDQNAYRNMFVEGFVTLTEVTDTHPTLSVPYVGFYGDWTEPSIIDGFEDLGEIPFYGMSGMVDTETYFMVPGKAAISPGTEDGKSDGTDTVTPVLSFLRNAEEVQYNILDKDKNNLRTIELENFARKTYIDGGVNPEYSFSLDRLWDGKVNGKKVEDGLYYYQIKSKLQNTDKWQEKDIPVYVDTVAPEITDASYDSGKIKFKVEDATSGFRGYAVWIDGEQVVKFTKDTEVPEEKDEYEIDITDKVSGKTDPKIQLVVFDYALNSSVKTVSYKEESGHPVIYITGPVLLDAYNTKTVPIEGAVFDVNNPVIKVNGKEVEAVEESNITVLDPEDSSKILKQGDGYTFSTVIEAEDVYNTVQVEVTSAEGQPMSISRNFMVDTENPEISASFKEWNSETKKATLSVNMKDNVPILTLYAGDSMVASIDEVDEIFSNIEPIDVTKDITAYAGDEDSVTLKLVDCAGNEAVLEVPIEKTGDSQGSNHEKADNVIDLINNIPSLESLTLDDKGYVESVREAYDDLSQAEKESVDNADILISAENKISELENGLKEEDILQE, translated from the coding sequence GTGAAAAGTATAAAAAAATTACTATCCGTTTTCCTTGTTTTGACTTTATTTATTCCTTCTCTTTCTTTTGCCGGATCTTTGAATGATACTGTTTATTATAGCAATTCTGAAGATGCGGAAAAAATTGCGGAAGATGAAAAAACAGAGAATATAAATGATGAAAATAGTGATAAAAATTTGGAGACAGAAGAAGAATCATTAAAATTAAATAATAGTTCGGAATTAAAAGAAGAACTTGGAGAAAAGAAATTTAAAGGTAAAATTACAGACGAAAATGATAATAAGAAAGTAAGAGTAATAGTAGAGGTTGATGGAGACCCTCTTATTGTTTATGCTACAATAAGAGGAAAGAAACTGGAAGATTTAAAGGAAAGTGAAAAAAGCAGCCTTGAAAAGAATATTATTTCATCTCAAAATGATGTTATAGAAAGTATCAAAGATGAAAATATAAATTTTTCTACAAAAGATCCTGCAACAAAAAAGGAAATGCCTAAATTTACAACTGCTTTTAACGGCTTTTCCGGTTTTGTTGAAAAAGGTAAGATAGAAAAGTTAAAAGAAATTCCGGGCGTTAAAAATGTATATATTTCTCAAGAGTATGATAGACCAAAGCCTGATATGAATAATTCCGGAGGTATGGTTAAAGCCGGAGAGACTTGGGATCTGGGATATAAGGGAGAAGGAACTGTTGTAGCCATAATTGATACGGGAATCGACCCGGCTCATAAGGATATGGTGTTGAGTGATGAAACGAAGCCGAAACTTACTAAAGAAGCGGTGAATAGTTCTATATCTGAAAATAACCTCAAAGGGAAATATTTTACGGAAAAAGTTCCCTACGGATATAACTATTATGATCAAAATGATCAGATATTGGATTTGGGTCCGTCAGCTTCGGAGCATGGTATGCATGTAGCCGGGACTGTGGGAGCCAACGGAGACCCTGAAAATGGAGGAGTCAAGGGAATAGCACCTGAATCACAGCTTCTTGCAATGAAGGTATTCAGTAATGATCCAATATATGCTACAACTTATGATGATATATATCTTAAAGCTATTGATGAAGCCATAAAACTTAAAGCAGATGTTCTTAATATGAGTTTGGGCTCAACAGCATCGTTTTACATTCCGAAAAGTGCCGTGGATGCGGCTATCACCAATGCGGTGGATAACGGAATAGTATGCTCCATATCGGCAGGAAATTCGGGATATATAAGCTATGGATACGGCAATCCTATAAAGTCAAATCCGGATATAGGAGTTGTAGGCGCACCGGGACTTTCAAAGGATTCAATATCTGTTGCTTCTGTTGAAAATTTAAAATTGACTGTTCCTTATCTTGTATACGGAGAAGACAATAAAGTTGGTATGATGGTTGCAGGAAGTATAGATCCTGCAGATGTGTTCGGAAATGGTGAAGAAACAAGCGATAGTGTTCTTCCTTCAAATTCGGTTATAATTGGTAATAAAGCTTATGATATTGACTACTTAAATCAAAATGTAGATTCTCAAAGAAAATTGATAGAAAAATTAGAAGATAAAGAACCTGTATATATAAAAAATGACAGTAAAACATTGTTAGATTTTTATGGTAAAAAAATAAATTCTTATTCAGACCTTCCTCATGATCTGGAGTATTATAATAATAAAGGAGAAAAAACTATTTATTCTGATGTAATGGAAATGAAAGCTAGAGTTGAATATGTAGACTGCGGTACAGGACAAGCTCAGGAATTTGAAGGTAAGGATTTAGCAGGAAAAGTTGCTCTTGTAATGCGTGGAGGAAACACATTTGTAGAGAAGATAACGAATGCTCAAAATGCAGGAGCAGCAGGAATAATAGTCTACAATCACGAAGCAGGGGGAGAAGATTTAATAAATATGGCCACTCCGTCAAATCAGACAATTCCTGCTGCATTTATAGGATATAAAGAAGGAAAAGCTCTTGCCGACTTGGCAGAGAAGAGGATTCAGTTCACAAAGGAAGTAATGAGTATTCCTAATATTGTGGGAGGACAGATGTCCGATTTCACTTCATGGGGAACGACTCCTACTCTCGAGATAAAACCTGAAATTACGGCTCCCGGAGGACAGATCTATTCAACCCTTCAGGATAACAAGTATGGGACTATGAGCGGAACAAGTATGGCAGCACCTCATGTTTCGGGAGGTTCTGCATTGGTTAGACAGTATATATCGGAAAATTACGAAGGATTGTCTTTAGGGGAACAGACAAGACTTGCGAAGGTGCTTCTCATGAATACGGCAGAACCTTTGATAGATGAATATGATGCTGTTTATTCACCGAGAAGGCAGGGAGCAGGATTAATGAACCTATACGGAGCGGTATCAACTCCTGTTACTGTAACAGATGCTTCAACAAATGAAGCAAAGGTTGAACTGAAGGACTTTGACAGTGAAAACTTCTCTATGACCTTAAGAGCAACCAATTTGTCTGATGATGAAGTAACATACGGAGTGGATACAAGTGTATTGACCGATGAAATACTGAATTATCAAGGTACGGAATATAACCTTTTAGGAACAGTGGAGATGGATGCAGTAGTGGATGCTCCTGAGACTGTAACTGTACCTGCTAACGGTTCAACGGAATTTACGATAAACGTTGATTTCTCAGAAGACCAGAATGCATACAGAAACATGTTCGTAGAAGGATTTGTAACCCTAACAGAAGTAACGGATACTCATCCGACTCTCAGTGTACCATATGTGGGATTCTACGGTGACTGGACTGAACCGAGCATAATAGACGGTTTTGAAGACTTAGGAGAAATCCCGTTCTATGGGATGTCAGGCATGGTAGATACGGAGACTTATTTCATGGTTCCGGGAAAAGCTGCTATAAGTCCGGGAACGGAAGATGGAAAATCAGATGGTACGGATACAGTGACACCTGTTCTTTCCTTCCTAAGAAACGCCGAAGAAGTACAATATAATATTCTGGATAAGGATAAAAACAATTTAAGAACAATTGAGCTTGAAAATTTTGCAAGAAAGACTTATATAGACGGAGGCGTAAATCCCGAATATTCTTTCAGCCTTGATAGACTGTGGGACGGAAAAGTAAACGGCAAAAAAGTTGAGGACGGTCTCTATTATTATCAGATAAAATCCAAGCTGCAGAATACTGATAAGTGGCAGGAAAAAGATATTCCTGTATATGTTGATACAGTGGCACCGGAGATTACAGATGCTTCATATGACAGCGGAAAGATAAAATTTAAGGTAGAAGATGCTACATCGGGATTCAGAGGATATGCCGTATGGATTGACGGAGAACAAGTTGTAAAATTTACTAAAGATACCGAGGTACCGGAAGAGAAAGACGAATATGAAATTGATATAACAGATAAAGTCAGCGGAAAAACGGATCCTAAGATACAGTTGGTGGTATTCGATTATGCTTTGAATTCAAGTGTTAAAACTGTATCCTATAAAGAAGAGTCGGGTCATCCTGTAATATATATTACAGGACCTGTATTGTTAGATGCTTATAATACAAAGACTGTACCTATTGAAGGAGCAGTATTTGACGTAAATAATCCTGTAATCAAGGTTAATGGAAAAGAAGTGGAAGCCGTAGAAGAAAGTAATATTACAGTTCTTGATCCTGAAGATTCATCTAAGATTTTAAAACAAGGCGACGGATATACATTTAGTACTGTTATTGAAGCGGAAGATGTTTATAATACGGTACAGGTTGAGGTTACGTCGGCTGAAGGGCAACCTATGTCAATATCAAGGAATTTCATGGTGGATACCGAAAATCCGGAAATTTCGGCATCATTTAAGGAATGGAATTCTGAGACAAAAAAGGCTACATTGAGTGTCAATATGAAAGACAATGTTCCTATTCTTACTCTTTATGCGGGAGACAGTATGGTTGCCTCAATAGATGAGGTAGATGAAATATTCTCAAATATTGAACCTATCGATGTAACGAAGGATATTACGGCTTATGCGGGTGACGAAGATTCCGTAACTCTTAAGTTGGTGGATTGTGCCGGAAATGAGGCTGTTCTTGAAGTACCTATTGAAAAGACGGGAGATAGCCAAGGCAGTAATCACGAAAAAGCAGATAATGTAATTGATTTGATTAATAATATACCTTCTTTGGAATCTTTAACTTTAGATGACAAAGGTTATGTGGAATCAGTAAGGGAAGCTTATGACGACTTATCTCAAGCTGAAAAGGAATCTGTCGATAATGCTGATATATTAATATCTGCCGAAAATAAGATTTCTGAATTGGAAAATGGACTTAAAGAAGAGGATATTCTTCAAGAATAA
- a CDS encoding BglG family transcription antiterminator, translated as MHILLNLMDLNSPINISDLAHLFKVSNRTICNDLDCIDEFLNHNKLPALIRKPNVGVQFREPNKYKDDVLKAMGNISIYHYNLSVRERVNIILDNLLQERDFTTINDMADKLYVSRSTIVKDLSLVRKWLKVRGLELQSIPKHGIKVIGDEKKLRKAAMELLTESSNLDNKSEKSEIPMIVRVNLGVDREINNFFKDIDIVYIEECIKTAEKELNTVFSDAAYSGIVMHLAIAVKRIKLGRDIIMPEDELKSLQITKEFSVASNITNMLEKHFEINIPSDEIGYITVHLLGANISNTNRNKNKNWIDYELITERIISEVDSRLNMALSKDSQLFEGLLEHLEPAVYRLKHDLLLKNPLLNDIKLKYNNLFNIVKMSLKPLENYVGKDIDEEEVGYFTIHFGAAIERYKTSHMKKTDVLVVCSTGVGTAKMLSSRLQAVFDVNIVNCIAYHQIKDFVIKNPVDIIVTTIPIRVEGIKTITVNPLLPERDIENLRKYLNISKPKDSVLKELINIIEKHCTILDKDSIVKELSIFLNTTTIEKTRGVVQPLLKDILTEEVIKLNVEVKDWEDAVRKGGYLLEKTGAVEHRYVDAMVNSVKTIGPYIVIAPGIAMPHARPESGSKKVGMSLITLKNPVNFGNKENDPVKIVVCLCAIDHVTHLKALSELVEMLGDDENVKIISSSTDVNEVLGMIRRSSDKFKN; from the coding sequence ATGCACATACTTTTAAACCTCATGGATTTAAATTCTCCCATAAACATATCTGATTTGGCGCATTTGTTTAAAGTGAGTAATAGGACAATTTGTAACGACCTTGACTGCATTGATGAGTTTTTGAATCATAATAAATTACCTGCGCTGATTAGAAAGCCAAATGTGGGAGTTCAATTTCGTGAACCGAATAAATATAAAGATGATGTGTTAAAGGCAATGGGAAATATCAGCATTTATCATTATAACCTTTCCGTGAGGGAGAGAGTAAACATTATTTTGGATAACCTCCTTCAGGAAAGGGATTTTACAACTATTAATGATATGGCAGATAAGCTTTATGTATCCCGCAGTACTATTGTTAAAGATCTCAGTCTGGTAAGAAAATGGCTTAAAGTAAGGGGATTAGAGCTTCAATCTATTCCTAAACACGGAATTAAAGTGATAGGAGATGAGAAAAAACTTCGCAAAGCAGCTATGGAATTGTTGACGGAATCATCGAATTTAGACAATAAATCCGAGAAATCCGAGATACCAATGATAGTTCGTGTAAATTTAGGGGTTGACAGGGAGATAAATAATTTTTTTAAAGATATAGATATTGTTTATATCGAAGAATGCATAAAAACTGCAGAGAAAGAACTTAACACCGTTTTTTCAGATGCGGCTTATTCGGGAATCGTGATGCATTTGGCTATAGCTGTGAAGAGGATAAAGCTCGGCCGAGATATTATAATGCCGGAAGATGAGTTAAAATCTCTTCAAATTACAAAGGAATTCAGCGTAGCTTCAAATATAACAAATATGTTGGAAAAGCATTTTGAAATAAACATTCCTTCCGATGAGATAGGATATATAACGGTACATTTGTTAGGTGCAAATATATCCAACACCAATCGTAACAAGAATAAAAACTGGATTGACTACGAATTGATAACTGAAAGGATTATATCCGAAGTTGACAGCAGATTGAATATGGCTTTGTCCAAGGACAGTCAACTTTTCGAGGGATTGCTGGAACACTTGGAACCGGCAGTATACAGGTTAAAACATGATTTATTGTTAAAAAATCCTCTTTTAAATGATATCAAGCTAAAATACAATAATCTTTTTAATATAGTAAAGATGAGTTTAAAACCATTAGAAAATTATGTGGGAAAGGATATTGATGAAGAAGAAGTCGGCTATTTTACAATACATTTTGGTGCCGCAATAGAAAGATATAAAACCTCTCATATGAAAAAAACTGATGTTTTGGTTGTTTGCAGTACTGGGGTAGGTACGGCCAAGATGTTGTCGTCAAGATTACAAGCGGTATTTGACGTTAACATAGTAAATTGTATCGCATATCACCAGATAAAAGATTTTGTAATTAAAAATCCGGTAGATATTATAGTGACCACAATTCCGATAAGAGTTGAAGGAATAAAAACAATAACAGTTAATCCTCTTTTACCTGAAAGGGATATAGAAAATCTGAGAAAATATCTTAATATATCTAAGCCAAAGGACAGCGTTTTAAAAGAACTTATAAATATCATAGAAAAGCATTGTACTATACTGGATAAGGATAGTATCGTCAAAGAATTATCAATATTTTTGAATACGACAACAATTGAAAAAACGAGAGGAGTTGTTCAGCCATTGTTAAAAGATATTTTGACAGAAGAAGTAATAAAACTAAATGTTGAAGTTAAAGATTGGGAAGATGCAGTAAGAAAGGGGGGATATTTGTTAGAAAAAACAGGTGCGGTAGAACATCGGTACGTGGATGCTATGGTTAATTCGGTAAAGACTATAGGACCATACATTGTAATAGCTCCAGGAATTGCTATGCCTCATGCAAGGCCGGAATCGGGATCAAAGAAGGTTGGAATGAGTTTGATAACATTAAAAAATCCTGTGAATTTCGGCAATAAGGAAAACGATCCTGTAAAAATAGTGGTTTGCCTTTGTGCCATAGATCATGTGACTCATTTGAAAGCATTGTCAGAGCTTGTAGAAATGTTGGGAGATGATGAAAATGTGAAAATTATCAGCAGTTCAACTGATGTAAATGAGGTGCTTGGAATGATTAGAAGAAGTAGTGACAAATTTAAAAATTGA
- a CDS encoding S-layer homology domain-containing protein, which yields MHKKKKLISVVLGIVLFVTANSISFAQFSDMNSHWAKDEVLKLSEEKVVSGYPDGTYKPNRTITKGEFFTILNRVLNYNIESVESPDAPITRGEVIKVLGQAFDIKGQGDKSSLGFTDKEQIPEDIVEYLKGMKEEGYISGYADGSFKPDNVITRAEIAKILNNICKDIYNSEDVYTGTVEGNLVLNGSGTKLKDVLVKGNLYIASKKGIEGKNVKVEGKIIILGGTEGNVVLEDSTASKVIINKDHINLELKNVSIDEILISAKDTTINSDKESKIGKIKAEEDVKFNGETVNKGGEITPVLSTIPSTPSSGNSGGGGSSDNGGNSGGGSSGGGNSGGGTTQPEEKTIKAEFHKYVLDNFGEVSIKITGIDGAKKFSVAFKYSDGTTEDTVGPVNIGENTTAIFYDGKNPVTITIYGEDGVTPIHVFEDVTLSE from the coding sequence ATGCATAAGAAGAAGAAATTGATATCCGTAGTTCTTGGAATAGTACTCTTTGTTACTGCTAACAGTATTTCTTTCGCACAATTTAGTGATATGAATTCTCATTGGGCAAAAGACGAAGTACTGAAATTATCGGAAGAAAAAGTTGTATCAGGATATCCGGATGGAACGTATAAACCAAATAGAACGATTACAAAAGGAGAATTTTTTACAATATTGAACCGTGTATTAAATTATAATATAGAAAGTGTTGAAAGTCCAGATGCTCCTATTACACGAGGAGAAGTAATTAAGGTTTTGGGGCAAGCTTTTGATATTAAGGGACAAGGTGATAAATCTTCCCTTGGATTTACAGATAAAGAACAAATACCTGAAGATATTGTTGAATATTTAAAGGGAATGAAAGAGGAAGGATATATTTCCGGTTATGCAGACGGTAGTTTCAAGCCTGATAATGTGATTACAAGGGCGGAGATTGCCAAGATACTTAACAATATATGCAAGGATATATATAATTCAGAAGATGTTTATACAGGAACCGTGGAAGGAAACTTGGTCTTAAACGGTTCGGGAACTAAACTTAAAGATGTATTGGTGAAGGGAAACTTATATATTGCAAGTAAAAAGGGAATTGAGGGCAAGAACGTTAAAGTAGAGGGAAAGATAATAATACTCGGCGGCACGGAAGGAAATGTCGTTCTTGAAGACTCTACCGCATCAAAAGTTATTATAAATAAAGATCATATTAATTTGGAATTAAAAAATGTCAGTATAGATGAGATTTTGATATCTGCTAAGGATACTACAATAAATAGTGATAAAGAATCTAAAATAGGGAAAATAAAAGCGGAAGAAGATGTCAAATTTAACGGAGAAACGGTTAATAAAGGCGGAGAAATAACGCCTGTACTTTCCACGATACCTTCCACTCCTTCTTCAGGAAATTCAGGCGGCGGAGGAAGTTCAGATAATGGAGGAAATTCGGGCGGAGGCAGCTCAGGTGGGGGTAATTCCGGAGGAGGAACAACTCAACCTGAGGAAAAAACGATAAAAGCTGAATTTCATAAATATGTGCTGGATAACTTCGGAGAGGTCTCAATTAAGATCACAGGAATAGATGGAGCTAAGAAGTTTTCCGTGGCATTTAAGTATTCCGACGGAACAACTGAAGATACTGTTGGTCCGGTGAATATAGGTGAAAATACGACGGCTATATTTTATGACGGGAAGAATCCCGTAACAATTACAATATACGGTGAAGACGGAGTCACACCGATACATGTATTTGAAGATGTAACACTTAGTGAATGA
- a CDS encoding phosphotriesterase family protein, whose translation MKFVQTVLGKVPINKIGKTDSHEHLIRIGGGEVIHGGNDFLMDSVDNAEKEISLYKNAGGDTIVEMTPCGSGRDINSLIKLSEISNINIIATTGFHKSELYDRTHFLYRYSTEDIADLLIKDIEEGIDEYDYAGPIVRRSKGKAGVIKAAASYQVITEIEKKELKAAGIASVKTGFPVSLHLERGTMALEAVEILLQTGVRPDNIILGHIDRNPDLLYHKKIASKGVYLIYDGPGRIKYYTDEVISNLFKNMENEGFGSQILIGGDLGRRSYFKSYGGGPGLDYNLNTFVPRLLEIGLSETSVRNICCENARNAFSNKIYEI comes from the coding sequence TTGAAATTTGTTCAAACTGTGTTAGGAAAAGTTCCCATTAATAAGATTGGAAAGACGGACTCCCATGAGCATCTTATCAGAATCGGAGGAGGGGAAGTTATTCATGGAGGGAATGATTTCCTGATGGACAGCGTAGATAATGCTGAGAAAGAGATATCGCTGTATAAAAATGCAGGCGGAGATACGATTGTTGAAATGACTCCCTGCGGAAGCGGCAGGGATATAAACAGCTTGATTAAATTAAGCGAGATTTCCAATATAAATATAATTGCTACAACAGGGTTCCATAAATCAGAACTTTATGACAGAACTCATTTTCTTTACAGGTATTCAACAGAAGATATAGCGGATTTATTAATAAAGGATATTGAAGAAGGAATAGATGAATATGATTATGCCGGACCGATAGTCAGAAGATCAAAGGGAAAAGCAGGAGTGATAAAAGCTGCTGCAAGTTATCAGGTAATTACAGAGATAGAGAAGAAGGAATTAAAAGCTGCGGGAATTGCTTCCGTTAAAACCGGATTTCCCGTTTCTCTACATCTTGAAAGAGGTACTATGGCTTTGGAAGCTGTCGAAATTTTGCTGCAAACCGGGGTAAGGCCTGATAATATTATCTTAGGACATATAGATAGAAATCCGGATTTGCTGTATCATAAAAAAATTGCTTCTAAGGGAGTTTATCTTATTTATGACGGCCCCGGAAGAATAAAATATTATACAGACGAAGTAATCTCGAATTTATTTAAAAATATGGAGAATGAAGGTTTTGGTTCCCAGATATTGATTGGAGGAGATCTGGGCAGAAGGTCTTACTTTAAATCCTATGGAGGAGGACCGGGACTTGATTATAATCTTAACACATTTGTACCGAGGCTTTTGGAAATAGGACTCAGTGAAACCTCAGTAAGAAATATTTGTTGTGAAAATGCAAGGAATGCTTTTTCAAATAAGATCTATGAAATTTAA
- a CDS encoding PTS ascorbate transporter subunit IIC produces MKTVIHFIIFQILDQAPIFLGIIALVGLLVQKKKFSDIFDGVIKTIVGLIILSLGATAISDSIGPVIGLLNNVVKVKGVMPMNEAAFGVSMLKIANQVVLTFIIGFLIHLALVFILPWKNFKNVYLTAHMMLYLSVFLNLSLGSVLGIKGTSLVIVSAIFAAIYWTFTPAIPRVLGRKFVGDDFTLGHAQQFGALIGAGIGKLFGKPEENDSDKIKLPGGLYLFQDITLALAIIIPILYIIIGLIVGQSNVSTLSKDQNWIIWLIMQSLYFVAGVSVMLVGVRMFLNSIIPAFKGISEKIIPNSIAALDCPVYYPYSSSGAMIGFLGSIPASIVVTLILIAFKSPIVVFPSPIILFFDGCTVGVFGNKYGGWKGALVGGFVSSFIAHLGVAALYPMMGMLYGSGVMFSNIDYAVFWLPILWILKLLRPVFGI; encoded by the coding sequence ATGAAAACGGTTATACATTTTATTATTTTCCAGATACTTGATCAAGCTCCTATATTTTTAGGAATTATAGCTCTTGTCGGACTACTGGTTCAAAAAAAGAAATTCTCGGATATTTTTGACGGAGTTATAAAAACGATAGTAGGTTTGATAATACTTTCCTTGGGAGCAACGGCAATATCTGATTCCATAGGTCCTGTGATTGGCCTGTTGAACAACGTTGTTAAGGTTAAAGGGGTAATGCCCATGAATGAAGCCGCTTTTGGGGTATCTATGTTAAAGATTGCTAATCAAGTAGTTTTAACATTTATCATCGGATTTTTGATCCATTTGGCCCTTGTATTTATATTACCGTGGAAAAATTTTAAGAATGTTTATTTAACAGCTCATATGATGCTTTATCTATCGGTATTTTTAAATTTGTCATTGGGATCGGTTTTAGGTATCAAGGGAACTTCATTGGTTATTGTTTCGGCGATATTTGCTGCAATATATTGGACTTTCACTCCGGCAATTCCGAGGGTACTTGGGAGAAAGTTTGTTGGAGATGACTTTACATTGGGACATGCTCAACAGTTCGGTGCTTTAATAGGTGCAGGCATAGGAAAATTATTCGGAAAACCCGAAGAAAACGACTCGGATAAAATAAAATTGCCGGGAGGATTATATCTTTTCCAGGATATAACATTAGCTTTGGCCATAATCATTCCCATATTATATATAATTATAGGACTGATTGTCGGGCAAAGTAATGTAAGTACATTATCGAAGGATCAGAATTGGATTATTTGGCTTATTATGCAGTCATTATATTTTGTTGCCGGAGTTTCGGTCATGCTTGTAGGGGTAAGGATGTTTTTAAATTCCATAATACCTGCTTTCAAAGGTATATCCGAAAAGATAATTCCGAATTCGATTGCGGCTTTAGACTGCCCCGTTTATTATCCTTATAGTTCTTCGGGAGCGATGATTGGTTTTTTAGGGTCCATTCCCGCTTCGATAGTTGTCACACTTATATTGATAGCCTTTAAGTCTCCTATAGTTGTATTTCCGAGTCCTATAATATTATTCTTTGACGGATGTACCGTGGGAGTTTTCGGGAATAAATACGGCGGATGGAAAGGAGCCTTAGTTGGAGGATTTGTCAGCAGTTTTATTGCTCATCTTGGTGTGGCGGCGTTATATCCGATGATGGGAATGTTATACGGTTCGGGTGTTATGTTCAGCAATATAGATTATGCGGTATTTTGGCTTCCGATATTGTGGATTTTAAAATTGTTAAGACCTGTATTTGGGATATGA